Proteins encoded within one genomic window of Ancylothrix sp. D3o:
- the drmC gene encoding DISARM system phospholipase D-like protein DrmC, producing the protein MLSPQFMAQIRRVALELPTPTLESITNVLSSYQELGYSEGRLKAELFQRLPKASWRQTIAELLLLWHTENPNLDSSSLATALLTAAYCEQQNQEELSAEIVWTGPNVSSLPLRRTDQVLLQLIRDAQEDLLLISFAVYKVPEIAAALVDAINRGVNLRIIVETSDSDNAKIPFGIKTAFGAEIVSRAQVFVWPHEQRPTDSEGRFGSLHIKCLVVDSSDLFISSANLTEYALALNMEMGVLVHSKELAGQVIEHINGLIYQEILVLEKIG; encoded by the coding sequence ATGCTTTCACCTCAATTTATGGCTCAAATTCGGCGAGTTGCTTTAGAATTGCCAACGCCAACGTTGGAATCAATTACTAATGTGTTAAGTAGCTATCAAGAACTAGGGTATAGTGAGGGCCGGTTAAAAGCTGAATTATTCCAACGTTTACCTAAAGCTAGTTGGCGGCAAACAATCGCGGAACTACTGCTATTATGGCATACTGAAAACCCTAATTTAGATAGTTCTTCTTTGGCTACTGCTTTATTGACTGCTGCTTATTGTGAGCAACAAAATCAAGAAGAGTTATCGGCTGAAATAGTATGGACTGGCCCTAATGTTTCTAGTCTCCCTCTGCGTCGCACTGACCAAGTGCTACTACAATTAATCCGAGATGCTCAAGAGGATTTACTTTTAATTAGTTTCGCTGTTTATAAAGTACCAGAAATTGCGGCGGCGTTGGTAGATGCTATTAATAGAGGTGTAAATTTACGAATTATTGTAGAAACCTCGGATTCTGATAATGCTAAAATTCCTTTTGGGATTAAAACTGCTTTCGGTGCTGAAATTGTGAGTAGAGCGCAAGTATTTGTATGGCCGCACGAACAACGACCGACCGACTCAGAAGGTAGGTTTGGGTCTTTGCATATTAAGTGTTTGGTTGTAGATAGCAGCGACCTCTTTATCTCCAGTGCGAATTTAACCGAATATGCACTAGCCCTGAATATGGAAATGGGAGTGTTAGTTCATAGTAAAGAGTTGGCCGGTCAAGTAATAGAGCATATCAACGGGTTAATTTATCAAGAGATTTTAGTATTGGAAAAAATTGGATGA